A genomic region of Oncorhynchus mykiss isolate Arlee chromosome 16, USDA_OmykA_1.1, whole genome shotgun sequence contains the following coding sequences:
- the LOC110492763 gene encoding double-strand-break repair protein rad21 homolog isoform X2, whose product MMFYTQLFTSKRGPLAKIWLAAHWERKITKTHVFECNLESTIKDIISPQIKIGLRTSGHLLLGIVRIYFRKAKYLLADCNDSVVKIKVAFRPGQTDMPAEALEATLKAITLMEDFTDFDSQLPDANAIGVVDHFSLNQCRTEDITLKEDFGNSFLTFEDFGDETQSHQGGMLDVSFLSLAQQGDAFGDEDTGLDILGDVLTGLDFFEAEQQNMLPETAMMDVNQEGHPDSSTTSAPMEEDHPVLNETTLLGNEEEGFALEPVTVTPTLERRKGKRRRRLVVDQAKELSNQAIREQLSDYSDLTAPLDIAPPTRQLMQWKESGGVDRLFSHLCAPVIHPHLQQLYSRDVFRVKTDGVVNEDDLEEMREERHEVETDASALLSVLHETMDPERIGHNVELTPLHHYGNDNPPEYLWDAVHDGSRLEVSQPELPSEDSMYVHPSGMERETPSTVPRNTQSMVDSQDDLEEKRMTSRAQKLLNALKIQSSNAMFSLKTLCERNSRSQAAATFFCLLVLKKQQALDLHQSEPYADIMATPGPRFYET is encoded by the exons ATGATGTTCTATACTCAGCTCTTCACATCCAAGCGCGGGCCTCTGGCCAAAATTTGGTTAGCAGCTCATTGGGAGCGGAAAATCACCAAAACTCATGTGTTTGAATGCAATTTGGAGAGCACCATCAAAGACATAATCTCCCCACAG ATAAAGATCGGCTTACGAACTTCTGGCCACCTACTTCTGGGAATAGTGAGGATATACTTCAGAAAAGCCAAATATCTCCTTGCTGATTGCAATGACTCTGTTGTCAAAATCAAAGTGGCCTTCAGACCAG GACAGACTGACATGCCTGCTGAGGCACTGGAGGCCACACTTAAAGCAATCACGTTAATGGAGGATTTCACTGACTTTGATTCCCAGCTACCAGATGCAAA TGCCATAGGTGTTGTGGACCATTTTTCACTGAATCAGTGCCGAACAGAGGACATCACCCTCAAAGAGGATTTTGGAAATAGCTTTCTCACATTTGAGGACTTTG GTGATGAGACCCAGTCTCACCAAGGGGGCATGTTAGACGTGAGTTTCCTAAGCCTGGCCCAGCAAGGAGATGCTTTTGGCGATGAGGACACAGGCTTGGACATCCTGGGTGACGTCCTTACAGGGTTAG ATTTTTTCGAAGCCGAACAACAAAATATGTTGCCGGAGACTGCTATGATGGATGTTAACCAAGAAG GTCATCCAGACAGCTCTACTACATCTGCACCCATGGAGGAGGATCACCCTGTCCTGAATGAGACAACTCTGTTGGGCAATGAGGAGGAGGGCTTCGCTCTGGAGCCTGTCACTGTTACGC CAACcttagagaggaggaaggggaagaggagaaggagactggTGGTGGACCAGGCCAAGGAGCTGTCCAACCAGGCCATCAGGGAGCAACTCTCTGACTACTCAGATCTCACTGCCCCACTGGACATCGCCCCGCCTACCCGCCAACTCATGCAATGGAAAGAGAGTGGTGGGGTGGACAGGCTCTTCAGTCACCTCTGTGCCCCTGTCATTCATCCACACCTGCAACAG CTCTATTCCAGGGATGTGTTCCGTGTGAAAACAGATGGAGTTGTCAATGAAGATGACCttgaagagatgagagaggagagacatgagg TGGAAACAGATGCAAGCGCCTTGCTCAGTGTCCTGCATGAGACCATGGATCCTGAGAGAATTGGACACAATGTGGAGCTCACTCCTCTGCACCACTATGGGAATGACAACCCACCTGAATACCTCTGGGACGCAGTACAT GATGGGAGCAGGTTGGAGGTCTCTCAACCTGAGCTCCCGTCTGAGGATTCCATGTATGTTCATCCTTCTGGAATGGAAAGGGAAACTCCATCGACTGTACCACGGAACACACAG TCTATGGTGGACAGCCAGGATGACTTGGAAGAGAAGAGGATGACCAGCCGAGCACAGAAACTACTAAATGCTCTCAAA ATTCAGAGCAGCAACGCCATGTTCAGCCTGAAGACTCTGTGTGAGAGGAACAGTCGCTCCCAGGCCGCAGCCACCTTCTTCTGCCTTCTGGTGCTGAAGAAACAACAGGCCCTCGACCTGCACCAAAGCGAGCCTTACGCTGACATTATGGCCACTCCTGGACCCAGGTTCTATGAGACGTAG
- the LOC110492763 gene encoding double-strand-break repair protein rad21 homolog isoform X1, protein MMFYTQLFTSKRGPLAKIWLAAHWERKITKTHVFECNLESTIKDIISPQIKIGLRTSGHLLLGIVRIYFRKAKYLLADCNDSVVKIKVAFRPGQTDMPAEALEATLKAITLMEDFTDFDSQLPDANAIGVVDHFSLNQCRTEDITLKEDFGNSFLTFEDFGDETQSHQGGMLDVSFLSLAQQGDAFGDEDTGLDILGDVLTGLDSLASSSEHAVLTDFFEAEQQNMLPETAMMDVNQEGHPDSSTTSAPMEEDHPVLNETTLLGNEEEGFALEPVTVTPTLERRKGKRRRRLVVDQAKELSNQAIREQLSDYSDLTAPLDIAPPTRQLMQWKESGGVDRLFSHLCAPVIHPHLQQLYSRDVFRVKTDGVVNEDDLEEMREERHEVETDASALLSVLHETMDPERIGHNVELTPLHHYGNDNPPEYLWDAVHDGSRLEVSQPELPSEDSMYVHPSGMERETPSTVPRNTQSMVDSQDDLEEKRMTSRAQKLLNALKIQSSNAMFSLKTLCERNSRSQAAATFFCLLVLKKQQALDLHQSEPYADIMATPGPRFYET, encoded by the exons ATGATGTTCTATACTCAGCTCTTCACATCCAAGCGCGGGCCTCTGGCCAAAATTTGGTTAGCAGCTCATTGGGAGCGGAAAATCACCAAAACTCATGTGTTTGAATGCAATTTGGAGAGCACCATCAAAGACATAATCTCCCCACAG ATAAAGATCGGCTTACGAACTTCTGGCCACCTACTTCTGGGAATAGTGAGGATATACTTCAGAAAAGCCAAATATCTCCTTGCTGATTGCAATGACTCTGTTGTCAAAATCAAAGTGGCCTTCAGACCAG GACAGACTGACATGCCTGCTGAGGCACTGGAGGCCACACTTAAAGCAATCACGTTAATGGAGGATTTCACTGACTTTGATTCCCAGCTACCAGATGCAAA TGCCATAGGTGTTGTGGACCATTTTTCACTGAATCAGTGCCGAACAGAGGACATCACCCTCAAAGAGGATTTTGGAAATAGCTTTCTCACATTTGAGGACTTTG GTGATGAGACCCAGTCTCACCAAGGGGGCATGTTAGACGTGAGTTTCCTAAGCCTGGCCCAGCAAGGAGATGCTTTTGGCGATGAGGACACAGGCTTGGACATCCTGGGTGACGTCCTTACAGGGTTAG ACTCTCTAGCCAGTTCCAGTGAGCATGCTGTTTTGACAGATTTTTTCGAAGCCGAACAACAAAATATGTTGCCGGAGACTGCTATGATGGATGTTAACCAAGAAG GTCATCCAGACAGCTCTACTACATCTGCACCCATGGAGGAGGATCACCCTGTCCTGAATGAGACAACTCTGTTGGGCAATGAGGAGGAGGGCTTCGCTCTGGAGCCTGTCACTGTTACGC CAACcttagagaggaggaaggggaagaggagaaggagactggTGGTGGACCAGGCCAAGGAGCTGTCCAACCAGGCCATCAGGGAGCAACTCTCTGACTACTCAGATCTCACTGCCCCACTGGACATCGCCCCGCCTACCCGCCAACTCATGCAATGGAAAGAGAGTGGTGGGGTGGACAGGCTCTTCAGTCACCTCTGTGCCCCTGTCATTCATCCACACCTGCAACAG CTCTATTCCAGGGATGTGTTCCGTGTGAAAACAGATGGAGTTGTCAATGAAGATGACCttgaagagatgagagaggagagacatgagg TGGAAACAGATGCAAGCGCCTTGCTCAGTGTCCTGCATGAGACCATGGATCCTGAGAGAATTGGACACAATGTGGAGCTCACTCCTCTGCACCACTATGGGAATGACAACCCACCTGAATACCTCTGGGACGCAGTACAT GATGGGAGCAGGTTGGAGGTCTCTCAACCTGAGCTCCCGTCTGAGGATTCCATGTATGTTCATCCTTCTGGAATGGAAAGGGAAACTCCATCGACTGTACCACGGAACACACAG TCTATGGTGGACAGCCAGGATGACTTGGAAGAGAAGAGGATGACCAGCCGAGCACAGAAACTACTAAATGCTCTCAAA ATTCAGAGCAGCAACGCCATGTTCAGCCTGAAGACTCTGTGTGAGAGGAACAGTCGCTCCCAGGCCGCAGCCACCTTCTTCTGCCTTCTGGTGCTGAAGAAACAACAGGCCCTCGACCTGCACCAAAGCGAGCCTTACGCTGACATTATGGCCACTCCTGGACCCAGGTTCTATGAGACGTAG